A section of the Enterococcus montenegrensis genome encodes:
- a CDS encoding cation diffusion facilitator family transporter: MHEHHLHTPTTKTKRAFKIGIIINLLFVVIETIFGFSANSLSLVADAGHNLSDVLGLVISWIAILLSARPRTATRTYGYKRSSILAALFNAIFLLVAIGGILVEAISRLQNSQPVAENKVILVALVGIIINGFTAYLFMKDQQHDLNVKGAFLHMAADTLVSVGVVLAAIIVKFTNWFWLDPVISLIIAGIIFIGTWGLLKGAVNLSLDAVPEAVDYDEVKKFIENKPTVLAIHDLHIWGLSTTENALTVHVCRDTLADNNQFLENLDHELTKNFVLSHITIQVELGEISDESVKHSI; encoded by the coding sequence ATGCATGAGCATCATTTACACACACCCACCACAAAAACTAAACGCGCTTTTAAAATTGGAATTATTATTAATCTCTTATTTGTTGTAATTGAGACTATTTTTGGTTTTTCGGCCAACTCTTTGTCTTTAGTCGCCGATGCCGGTCACAATTTAAGTGATGTTTTAGGACTAGTTATTTCGTGGATCGCAATCTTGTTAAGCGCCCGTCCACGAACAGCAACTAGAACTTACGGCTACAAACGCAGTTCTATTTTAGCGGCCCTATTTAATGCTATCTTTTTATTAGTGGCTATTGGTGGCATCTTAGTTGAGGCCATTTCTCGTTTGCAAAATAGTCAACCCGTTGCTGAAAATAAGGTCATTCTAGTAGCTTTAGTTGGAATTATTATCAATGGTTTTACTGCCTACCTCTTTATGAAAGACCAGCAACACGACTTAAATGTAAAGGGCGCCTTTTTGCATATGGCAGCTGATACATTAGTTTCTGTTGGCGTTGTCCTAGCAGCTATTATCGTTAAATTTACCAATTGGTTCTGGCTAGATCCTGTCATTAGTTTAATCATTGCTGGGATTATTTTTATCGGTACTTGGGGATTACTAAAAGGTGCTGTGAACTTATCTTTAGATGCTGTTCCAGAAGCTGTAGATTATGATGAAGTTAAAAAATTTATTGAAAATAAGCCAACCGTATTAGCCATTCACGATCTTCATATTTGGGGATTAAGCACCACCGAAAATGCACTAACAGTCCACGTTTGTCGTGATACGTTAGCAGATAACAATCAATTTTTGGAGAACTTGGATCATGAGCTGACGAAAAATTTTGTCTTATCTCATATTACAATCCAAGTTGAACTTGGAGAAATCAGTGATGAATCGGTGAAACATAGTATTTAA
- a CDS encoding ABC transporter ATP-binding protein translates to MENALEMNNVKKVFGSGHTQITALKGIDFAVQPGEFVSIIGPSGSGKSTFLTIAGGLQTPSSGSILINGHDFTNLNEKKRSQLRFKEIGFILQASNLIPFLKIEEQFFLVDKVKKSNLDKEKVETILRSLDIFDLKDKYPRDLSGGERQRVAIGRALYNDPSVILADEPTASLDTDHAFEVVKLLVKEAHQNKKATIMVTHDPRMTQWSDRVLKMTDGVLQPVPKED, encoded by the coding sequence ATGGAAAATGCTTTAGAAATGAATAATGTCAAAAAAGTTTTTGGTAGCGGACATACACAAATTACCGCTTTAAAAGGAATTGATTTTGCTGTTCAACCAGGAGAATTTGTCTCGATTATTGGTCCTTCGGGCTCTGGGAAAAGCACCTTTTTGACCATTGCTGGTGGCTTACAGACACCTTCTAGTGGGAGCATCTTAATCAATGGACATGATTTTACGAATCTAAATGAAAAAAAACGTAGTCAACTGCGTTTCAAAGAAATCGGCTTTATTTTACAAGCATCTAATTTAATTCCTTTTTTAAAAATCGAGGAACAATTTTTCTTAGTAGATAAAGTTAAAAAATCTAATTTGGACAAAGAAAAGGTCGAAACAATTTTACGTTCATTGGATATTTTTGACCTAAAGGATAAATATCCCCGCGACTTATCTGGCGGTGAACGGCAACGGGTTGCAATTGGACGGGCCTTGTATAATGATCCAAGCGTGATTTTGGCAGATGAGCCGACTGCTTCTTTGGATACGGATCACGCCTTTGAAGTAGTAAAATTATTGGTAAAAGAAGCCCATCAAAATAAAAAAGCTACGATCATGGTCACCCATGATCCACGCATGACGCAGTGGAGTGACCGGGTCTTGAAGATGACCGATGGCGTACTACAACCGGTACCAAAAGAAGATTAA
- a CDS encoding ABC transporter permease — MFLAIKEMRYAKLRYGLIIGIMLLVSYVVFLLSGLASGLAQEFMQAAGDWQADTVVLAKDANKSLNASQLTLQDFNDVATTSKKAPISIYNGAAKLDKKTTDITLFGTDADAFMLPKVTKGNRNLKKNDIIISQNLADEGYQIGDKITIGKYEEKLTIVGIFKATYYTVTPVIYSDTATFVNVKYNGQIPQDKTKTPINGILVKKGRPTFTSEQKEDLDSLALADFIEAIPGYSAQNLTLNGMIYFLFIVVAAVIGIFMYVMTLQKTATFGIMKAEGISTSFIAKSIIAQSFMVGVMGVLGAALLAFLTSLILPSAMPFQIVVNDWLLYGVVLLVVAVVGGLFSIRTVTKVDPITAIGG; from the coding sequence ATGTTTTTAGCAATTAAAGAAATGCGCTATGCGAAGTTACGCTATGGCCTAATCATTGGCATTATGCTGCTAGTTTCTTACGTAGTTTTCTTGTTGTCGGGCTTAGCGTCGGGATTGGCACAAGAATTTATGCAAGCAGCAGGTGACTGGCAGGCCGACACGGTAGTATTAGCCAAAGATGCGAATAAGTCACTAAATGCTTCCCAGTTGACGTTACAAGATTTTAATGACGTAGCTACCACCAGCAAGAAGGCGCCCATTAGTATTTATAATGGTGCTGCAAAATTAGATAAAAAAACTACCGATATTACGCTATTTGGAACTGACGCAGATGCGTTTATGTTACCCAAAGTCACTAAAGGTAATCGCAATCTAAAGAAAAATGATATTATTATTTCGCAAAATTTAGCGGATGAGGGTTATCAGATTGGCGATAAGATCACGATTGGCAAATACGAAGAAAAATTAACGATCGTTGGAATTTTCAAAGCGACGTATTACACAGTTACGCCAGTTATTTATTCTGATACGGCAACATTTGTTAATGTAAAATACAATGGTCAAATTCCACAAGATAAAACAAAGACGCCAATTAATGGAATTTTAGTAAAAAAAGGGCGTCCTACTTTTACATCAGAACAAAAAGAAGATCTGGATTCACTAGCTTTGGCAGATTTTATTGAAGCAATTCCAGGTTATTCTGCGCAAAACTTAACTTTGAATGGGATGATTTATTTCTTATTTATTGTTGTGGCTGCCGTAATCGGTATTTTCATGTACGTGATGACACTGCAAAAGACAGCGACCTTTGGGATTATGAAAGCTGAAGGTATTTCTACTAGCTTTATCGCAAAATCAATTATTGCACAATCCTTTATGGTAGGTGTGATGGGGGTGCTAGGAGCTGCTTTATTAGCCTTTTTAACGAGTCTGATTTTACCAAGTGCGATGCCGTTTCAAATTGTTGTAAATGATTGGTTGTTATACGGTGTCGTCTTGTTAGTTGTAGCTGTTGTTGGTGGTTTGTTCTCAATTAGAACAGTGACCAAAGTCGATCCAATTACAGCCATTGGAGGTTAA
- a CDS encoding TetR family transcriptional regulator: protein MPKATFLNLTVDKQEKIEMILLATFYNRHISQVKVSEIVEKMGMSRGAFYKYFNDLEDAHQYVVQKASVAVHREILTFVYTMSDDLFAGIKTYLKKIAGVDKTAKEWQQIQLLTANPTIFAKRNSHNNGQNAMVLQWQELLIKNDISLDTLAESQELLFLIMDLVMEVLTAFIVNDWGEKELVDVYQLRIKWLKQGIQQK, encoded by the coding sequence ATGCCAAAAGCTACTTTTTTGAATTTAACTGTTGATAAACAGGAAAAAATTGAAATGATTTTATTGGCAACTTTTTACAACCGTCACATTTCTCAGGTGAAAGTATCTGAAATTGTTGAAAAAATGGGGATGTCACGGGGAGCGTTTTATAAATATTTTAATGATTTGGAAGATGCGCACCAATATGTGGTGCAAAAAGCTTCAGTTGCTGTTCATCGGGAAATTTTGACTTTTGTTTATACGATGTCAGATGATTTGTTTGCCGGGATTAAAACCTATTTGAAAAAAATCGCAGGAGTAGATAAAACAGCAAAAGAATGGCAACAAATCCAGTTGTTAACAGCCAATCCTACCATTTTTGCCAAGCGCAATAGTCATAATAACGGTCAGAATGCGATGGTTTTGCAATGGCAAGAGCTTTTGATCAAGAACGATATTAGCTTGGATACGCTAGCAGAAAGTCAAGAATTGTTATTTTTAATTATGGATTTAGTGATGGAAGTATTGACTGCCTTTATTGTAAATGACTGGGGTGAAAAAGAATTGGTAGATGTCTACCAATTACGGATTAAATGGCTTAAACAGGGTATTCAACAAAAATAA
- the proC gene encoding pyrroline-5-carboxylate reductase, with the protein MGTIGFYGGGNMGQAMLLGLLQAKLYDKADIFVYDAYAPTLEKINKDFGVRTLQAADTLIKKSDSIIFAVKPDVLPKVLPQVAKVIKKEQLVICIAAGVTIETIADYLGEDQKILRVMPNTPALVGEGMSAVCANQNVTEEELAQTLAIFSSFGKAVAVPEKMMDVVTGLSGSGPAFVYLFIEALADGAVFEGMPREAAYEFAAQTVLGAAKMVVATKEHPAVLKDRVTSPGGTTIAGVKVLETEGLRAAAMKAVSAATKKSRELGK; encoded by the coding sequence ATGGGAACAATTGGGTTTTATGGTGGGGGAAATATGGGGCAGGCGATGCTTTTGGGACTATTACAGGCAAAGCTATATGATAAAGCTGATATCTTTGTCTATGATGCATATGCGCCTACCCTAGAAAAAATCAATAAAGATTTTGGTGTGAGAACACTTCAAGCTGCTGATACGTTAATTAAAAAAAGTGATAGTATCATTTTCGCAGTTAAGCCAGATGTTTTACCTAAAGTTTTACCGCAAGTAGCCAAAGTTATTAAAAAAGAGCAATTAGTAATTTGTATTGCTGCAGGAGTTACAATAGAGACAATCGCTGATTATCTTGGAGAAGACCAGAAAATTTTACGGGTGATGCCTAACACACCGGCCTTAGTTGGTGAGGGGATGTCAGCTGTTTGTGCCAATCAAAACGTTACCGAGGAAGAATTAGCGCAAACTTTGGCGATTTTTAGTAGTTTTGGCAAAGCCGTGGCTGTGCCTGAAAAAATGATGGATGTTGTAACGGGGCTAAGTGGTTCCGGACCGGCGTTTGTTTATCTGTTTATTGAGGCGTTAGCTGATGGTGCCGTTTTTGAGGGAATGCCGCGAGAAGCGGCTTATGAATTTGCAGCACAAACGGTTCTTGGTGCCGCAAAAATGGTAGTGGCAACAAAAGAACATCCAGCTGTTTTAAAAGATCGCGTCACTTCACCTGGTGGAACGACAATTGCCGGCGTAAAAGTATTAGAGACAGAAGGGCTACGTGCTGCAGCAATGAAAGCTGTGAGTGCCGCAACCAAAAAAAGTCGAGAGTTAGGTAAATAA
- a CDS encoding glycosyl hydrolase family 65 protein, translating to MSWQVRAGYDPNQIVSNGNKFLLANGYMGYRGTMEEYGAEQLAANTILGLYDQVGDKWREPVNAPNGLFFKIFDQATEISLLTLKPSFHQQTLDYQQGLHIRKTAFSYNENTITLQAERFLHMKRLHLMADEITLAAEKPITLQVKIGIDTAVWDINGPHLINFETEDLADQIILSAKTQREHKNITVAQAVNASKLNCLKKEGQFAYYEVTLTPEPITFHIFATTFNANDCQNPKEAAKKELDVAFAMDFASLKKEHTQIWKGLWEKADVEIDGDSKAQEAIRYSLYHLLSIAPRHSDPVSIPARGLSGQTYKGAIFWDTEMFMLPFFMHVLPEVAKNILSYRIYTLPGALAKAKEYGFNGAFYAWESQELGQDATSDYNVVDVFTKRPMRTYFRDKQIHISGDIAYAFWQYYEYTKDLELLLKGGAQVIFECAKFYYSYAYYKVEKNRFELIDVIGPDEYHERVYNNAYTNKLAQKTMKIALDLWEMLAENAPEDLAEILTATELMEIDKEKFQRFYNEIYVPQPNDAEIIEQFDNYFSLEDVSVTAVRKRLLDDKEYWGGAYGVAADTQVIKQADVIFMLHLFGEDYTKSEIQKNWEYYEPRTEHGSSLSACIYALVACQFDNQDWAYPYFMKTATVDLTGETKQYAGTIYIGGTHPAANGGAWLAAIKGFGGLSVKNNQLQVTPKLPKSWQRLAFNTIFNGESYHIEIEAGKTPRISKKNNP from the coding sequence ATGTCTTGGCAAGTTAGAGCAGGTTATGATCCTAACCAAATTGTTTCAAATGGCAATAAGTTTCTCTTGGCAAATGGTTATATGGGCTATCGCGGTACAATGGAAGAGTATGGTGCTGAACAATTAGCTGCAAATACTATTTTAGGCTTGTATGATCAAGTCGGAGATAAATGGCGTGAACCAGTAAATGCACCAAATGGCCTATTTTTTAAGATTTTTGACCAAGCAACTGAAATCAGCTTACTAACGCTAAAACCGTCATTTCATCAGCAGACATTAGACTATCAACAAGGTTTGCATATAAGAAAAACTGCTTTTTCTTATAACGAAAACACGATCACTCTTCAAGCTGAACGTTTTTTGCATATGAAGCGACTGCATTTAATGGCAGACGAGATAACGCTAGCTGCTGAAAAGCCAATAACATTACAAGTGAAAATTGGGATTGATACAGCAGTTTGGGATATTAATGGCCCACATTTGATCAATTTTGAAACAGAAGATTTAGCAGATCAGATTATTTTGTCAGCCAAAACGCAAAGGGAACACAAAAATATTACAGTAGCACAAGCAGTGAATGCTTCTAAACTGAATTGTTTAAAAAAAGAGGGGCAGTTTGCCTACTATGAGGTCACGCTAACGCCTGAACCGATAACTTTTCATATTTTTGCAACAACTTTTAATGCTAATGACTGTCAAAATCCCAAAGAGGCTGCCAAAAAAGAATTAGATGTGGCTTTTGCAATGGACTTTGCTAGTTTGAAAAAAGAACATACGCAGATTTGGAAAGGTCTGTGGGAAAAAGCGGATGTAGAAATTGATGGCGACAGTAAAGCCCAAGAGGCAATTCGATATAGTCTTTATCACTTGTTATCCATTGCACCGAGACATTCCGATCCGGTTTCTATCCCAGCTCGTGGTTTATCTGGGCAAACCTATAAGGGTGCAATTTTTTGGGATACTGAAATGTTTATGCTCCCATTTTTTATGCATGTTTTGCCAGAAGTTGCTAAAAATATTTTATCGTATCGCATTTATACACTTCCTGGCGCATTAGCTAAAGCAAAAGAGTACGGATTTAATGGTGCTTTTTACGCATGGGAAAGTCAAGAATTAGGTCAAGATGCAACATCTGATTACAATGTGGTCGATGTGTTTACCAAGCGGCCAATGCGAACTTATTTTCGGGATAAACAAATTCACATTTCTGGTGATATTGCGTATGCTTTTTGGCAATACTATGAATATACAAAGGATTTAGAACTGCTTTTAAAAGGTGGTGCACAAGTTATTTTTGAATGTGCCAAATTTTATTATTCTTATGCGTATTATAAAGTCGAAAAAAATCGCTTTGAATTAATTGATGTAATCGGGCCAGACGAATATCATGAACGAGTTTACAATAATGCCTATACCAATAAACTTGCACAAAAAACAATGAAAATTGCTTTGGATTTATGGGAAATGTTAGCTGAAAATGCGCCAGAAGATTTGGCTGAAATTTTAACGGCAACAGAATTAATGGAAATAGATAAAGAAAAATTTCAACGATTTTATAATGAAATTTATGTACCACAGCCAAATGATGCAGAAATAATCGAACAATTTGACAATTATTTTTCTTTAGAAGATGTTTCGGTTACAGCAGTAAGAAAGCGGTTGCTAGATGACAAAGAGTATTGGGGTGGCGCATATGGTGTTGCTGCAGATACCCAGGTTATTAAGCAGGCAGATGTTATTTTTATGCTGCATCTATTTGGCGAAGACTACACGAAAAGTGAAATTCAAAAAAATTGGGAATACTACGAGCCAAGAACCGAACATGGATCTTCATTGAGTGCTTGTATCTATGCTTTAGTTGCTTGCCAGTTTGATAATCAAGACTGGGCCTATCCTTATTTTATGAAAACGGCCACTGTTGACTTAACTGGAGAGACAAAACAATATGCGGGAACAATTTATATTGGTGGTACCCATCCTGCTGCTAACGGCGGGGCGTGGCTAGCAGCTATAAAAGGATTTGGTGGTTTGTCTGTGAAAAACAACCAGTTGCAAGTCACTCCCAAATTACCAAAATCATGGCAACGTCTGGCTTTTAATACTATTTTTAATGGAGAAAGCTACCATATTGAAATTGAAGCTGGAAAGACACCGCGCATTTCAAAAAAAAATAATCCATAA
- a CDS encoding glycoside hydrolase family 65 protein: MAKVADLYYQLDLWKIAEKGFDKNRSEVSEAIFALGNEYMGVRGYFEEGFSGATLLGSYFNGIYENSPEENRVQYKGIVKRSHFMVNAVDWLKTEIIIDGQRLDLNRVAVRDYYRELDLRSGILTRSFQITTGTDKEVFFKFERFLDMEQAQWGYQKISVCTKAENVELELTLGADFNSEHVSQGQNFWREIKKDTVGETTGILGETLTTKQKVFSGFYLKNNQSLSSEVVTRDKFIGRKFNVKLSRDNCFEVEKHVNNIVSKTPIATEKLWQKGIRDSQRQQQISYEQTKINQKVYWKKVWEKYDITINGDELNQQGIRFCIFQLQQTYHGQNKTNNIGAKGLTGESYGGLAFWDTETCCLPFYLLNNLDAAKNLLEFRYETLSQARLRATELDCKGACYPIATLNGHEASDLWQHASLQFQPSTGVAYGIFHYMNLSDDTEFLYGHGIEMLIEICRFLASRGDFSPTGEFGFFGVMGPDEFQMMVNHNGYTNYMAKKTFEYTLQTLSEIARVKPERKIELISELQLTQEEQELWKLCADKTLMLIREDGVIEQHDGFFKLPHLDIQEIPIEDFPLYHHWSYDRIYRNDMIKQPDVLMFQFLYNQDFSFESKKVNYEFYEPKTIHESSLSPSIHSILAAELGKNEAAYEFFGFATRMDLDNYNRNTREGLHTTSIAAAWMNIVYGFGGVRTDGPILQLNPTIPENWHDYEFKFTYKNALIAVKVSQKFVSLTKITGPDITLSLYDKAVTLNDEVYEIKRNY; the protein is encoded by the coding sequence ATGGCAAAAGTGGCAGATCTTTATTACCAATTAGATCTATGGAAGATTGCCGAAAAAGGATTCGATAAAAATCGGAGCGAAGTTTCAGAGGCGATTTTTGCATTAGGAAATGAATATATGGGCGTCAGAGGTTATTTTGAAGAAGGTTTTTCTGGCGCTACTTTACTCGGCAGTTATTTTAATGGCATTTATGAAAATAGTCCGGAAGAAAATCGGGTACAGTATAAGGGAATTGTTAAACGTAGTCATTTTATGGTAAATGCAGTTGACTGGTTAAAGACGGAAATTATCATTGATGGACAACGTTTGGATTTAAATCGTGTTGCTGTTAGGGATTATTACCGTGAACTGGATTTACGTAGTGGTATTTTAACTCGGAGTTTCCAGATTACAACAGGAACAGATAAAGAAGTATTCTTTAAGTTCGAACGATTTTTGGATATGGAGCAAGCACAATGGGGCTATCAAAAAATCTCTGTATGTACTAAAGCCGAGAACGTAGAGTTGGAGCTTACATTAGGGGCTGACTTTAATAGTGAACATGTTTCACAAGGACAAAATTTTTGGCGAGAAATAAAAAAAGATACAGTTGGAGAAACGACTGGAATTCTAGGAGAAACGCTAACAACCAAACAAAAAGTTTTTAGTGGCTTTTATCTAAAAAACAATCAATCCCTGTCAAGTGAAGTCGTGACGAGGGATAAATTTATCGGTCGTAAGTTTAACGTTAAACTTAGTCGTGATAATTGTTTTGAAGTAGAAAAACACGTGAACAATATTGTCAGCAAAACTCCTATTGCGACAGAAAAATTATGGCAAAAAGGTATTCGTGACAGTCAAAGACAACAACAAATTAGCTATGAGCAAACTAAGATTAATCAAAAAGTCTATTGGAAGAAAGTTTGGGAAAAATATGATATTACCATTAATGGGGATGAACTGAATCAACAAGGGATTCGATTTTGTATTTTTCAATTACAACAGACGTATCATGGACAAAATAAAACCAACAATATTGGCGCAAAAGGTTTAACAGGTGAATCCTATGGGGGATTGGCATTTTGGGATACAGAAACTTGTTGTTTACCATTTTATTTGTTGAACAATTTAGATGCAGCAAAAAATTTATTAGAATTTCGCTATGAGACATTGTCCCAAGCACGACTGCGAGCAACTGAATTGGATTGTAAGGGGGCTTGTTATCCGATTGCAACATTAAACGGTCATGAAGCAAGTGATCTGTGGCAACATGCCAGTCTTCAGTTTCAGCCAAGTACCGGCGTCGCTTATGGTATTTTTCATTATATGAATTTGTCAGACGACACAGAATTTTTATACGGTCATGGAATTGAAATGTTAATTGAAATATGTCGCTTTTTGGCTAGCCGGGGTGATTTTAGTCCAACTGGAGAATTTGGCTTCTTTGGTGTGATGGGGCCGGATGAATTTCAAATGATGGTAAATCATAATGGTTATACGAATTACATGGCTAAAAAGACATTTGAATATACGTTACAAACGTTAAGTGAGATTGCAAGAGTAAAACCTGAAAGAAAAATAGAGTTAATCAGTGAATTGCAATTGACGCAAGAAGAACAAGAGTTATGGAAATTGTGCGCAGATAAAACACTGATGTTAATAAGAGAAGATGGCGTGATTGAACAGCATGATGGATTTTTCAAATTGCCACATCTTGATATTCAAGAAATTCCAATTGAAGATTTTCCGTTGTATCATCATTGGTCCTATGATCGCATTTATCGTAATGACATGATCAAACAACCGGATGTTTTAATGTTTCAATTTTTGTATAATCAAGATTTTTCTTTTGAATCTAAGAAAGTCAACTATGAGTTTTATGAACCCAAAACGATCCATGAGTCGTCATTGTCACCTTCAATCCACTCTATCTTAGCAGCGGAATTGGGAAAAAACGAGGCGGCATACGAATTTTTTGGTTTTGCAACCCGTATGGATTTGGATAATTATAATCGCAATACACGAGAAGGTTTGCATACAACTTCTATTGCAGCAGCTTGGATGAATATCGTTTATGGCTTTGGCGGTGTTAGAACGGATGGTCCAATACTTCAGTTAAATCCAACTATTCCGGAAAATTGGCATGATTATGAATTTAAGTTTACCTACAAAAACGCATTGATTGCCGTCAAAGTAAGCCAAAAATTCGTTTCATTAACCAAAATTACTGGTCCTGATATCACATTAAGTCTCTATGATAAAGCTGTTACATTAAATGATGAAGTCTATGAAATTAAAAGAAACTATTAG
- a CDS encoding LacI family DNA-binding transcriptional regulator, whose protein sequence is MKITIKKIAEEAGVSVTTVSNVINNKANRVSDEKKELINQIIKKYDYSPNMNARALVQSSSHLIGLLYFSERPRLDFTDPFVSEVLEGIERVAKEKGFFTLIHNITSQQDIEDIQKNWKFDGLIAVGFNQAFFELINESISVPIVFIDTHIDERVYNNLHEYPDRYFLNTDDFNAAYKPTEYLIQKGHEQIAFLSYDFDLTQSGVVQQRYIGYMSALNAHGIDVDEKLIFTEEDFDLLLSTSESFTAILVTADYLAMQLIHFLKENKIFYERKISVIGFDDIKYAALNDPPLTTVRLDQLAKGQKAMEILVSVIDGTKKDSEVFNLNSELVIRKTVYEHKNKK, encoded by the coding sequence ATGAAAATCACCATAAAAAAAATTGCAGAAGAAGCAGGAGTGAGCGTGACAACTGTTTCAAATGTAATCAATAATAAGGCTAATCGTGTTTCAGATGAGAAAAAAGAGCTGATTAATCAAATTATTAAAAAGTATGACTATTCTCCTAATATGAATGCACGTGCTTTAGTTCAGTCATCTTCACATTTAATCGGCTTGTTGTATTTTTCTGAACGTCCCCGTCTAGATTTCACAGATCCTTTTGTTTCTGAAGTTTTAGAAGGTATTGAACGTGTTGCAAAAGAAAAAGGTTTTTTTACGTTGATTCATAATATTACCTCTCAACAAGATATTGAAGATATTCAAAAAAATTGGAAGTTTGATGGTTTAATCGCCGTTGGTTTCAATCAAGCATTCTTCGAGTTGATTAATGAAAGCATCAGCGTTCCCATTGTATTTATTGATACGCATATTGACGAGCGCGTCTACAATAATTTGCACGAATATCCTGATCGGTACTTTTTGAATACAGATGATTTTAATGCAGCTTACAAACCAACAGAATATTTGATCCAAAAAGGACACGAACAAATTGCATTTTTATCTTATGATTTTGATTTGACGCAATCTGGCGTTGTGCAACAGCGTTACATTGGCTATATGTCAGCACTCAATGCGCATGGTATCGATGTTGATGAAAAATTAATTTTTACAGAAGAAGACTTTGATTTATTGTTGTCTACTAGCGAATCTTTTACAGCTATTTTGGTTACAGCGGATTACTTGGCAATGCAGTTGATTCATTTTCTTAAGGAAAATAAGATCTTTTATGAACGAAAAATTTCTGTTATTGGTTTTGATGATATTAAATATGCGGCCTTAAATGACCCACCATTAACAACTGTGAGACTAGATCAGCTTGCCAAAGGACAAAAGGCAATGGAAATTTTAGTATCCGTTATTGATGGTACAAAAAAAGATTCAGAAGTATTCAATTTGAATAGCGAATTGGTGATTCGAAAAACCGTTTATGAACATAAAAATAAGAAATAG
- a CDS encoding carbohydrate ABC transporter permease, producing MKNIRSILLNVVLLLLALVTIIPFIWMLVSSFAPNSEIVKITGSLFPTPSTFQNYIDVQEKFNFMRMFANSLFVSVLTTVIIIYTSSLMGFVFAKFRFKGKNLLFGVVLSTMMLPWAVTIIPKYEMMVDFGWLNTYKALIIPSMVSGFGIFMFRQAISQIPDELIEAARVDGASDFYIFHRIILPMSQNAIASLAIFQFLWSWEDFLWPYLMINDESKQLLSVGLRLFNGQYGTDYGGLFAATAISIIPVVVIYIVFQKRFIAGVSSGAIK from the coding sequence ATGAAAAATATCCGTTCGATTCTTTTAAATGTCGTCTTGTTGTTATTGGCTTTGGTGACAATTATCCCTTTTATCTGGATGCTCGTTTCTTCTTTTGCGCCAAACAGTGAGATTGTAAAAATTACTGGCTCGTTATTTCCTACGCCATCAACTTTTCAGAACTATATTGATGTGCAAGAAAAATTTAACTTTATGCGCATGTTTGCAAACAGTTTGTTTGTATCAGTACTAACAACTGTAATTATCATTTATACTAGTTCATTGATGGGGTTTGTTTTTGCGAAGTTTCGTTTTAAAGGAAAGAATTTACTATTTGGTGTTGTTTTAAGTACGATGATGTTACCATGGGCAGTAACTATTATTCCTAAATACGAAATGATGGTAGACTTTGGCTGGCTGAATACGTATAAGGCGCTAATTATTCCATCAATGGTTTCGGGATTTGGAATCTTTATGTTCCGTCAAGCGATTTCGCAAATTCCAGACGAATTGATTGAAGCCGCAAGAGTAGATGGTGCAAGTGATTTTTATATTTTTCATCGCATCATTTTACCAATGTCCCAAAATGCAATAGCCAGTTTAGCAATTTTCCAATTCTTGTGGAGCTGGGAAGATTTTCTATGGCCGTATTTAATGATTAATGATGAATCAAAACAACTTTTATCAGTTGGATTACGCTTGTTTAATGGCCAATATGGTACAGATTATGGCGGACTTTTTGCTGCTACCGCAATTTCGATTATTCCAGTTGTAGTCATTTATATAGTTTTTCAAAAAAGATTTATTGCCGGTGTTTCTAGCGGTGCAATTAAATAG